One genomic segment of Paenibacillus sp. FSL H8-0332 includes these proteins:
- a CDS encoding Gfo/Idh/MocA family oxidoreductase has product MEQLRIGMIGYKFMGKAHSNAYRSLPMFFPKAVKPHMSVICGRNEEALKEAADQLGWAESVTDWKELIGRDDIDLVDINAPSNAHKEIALAAAAAGKHIFCEKPLALNLEDSREMLEAAEKAGIAHMIGFNYRFSPAVRLAKRLIESGRLGTIYHFRAWFLQDWILDPEFPLVWRLQKEIAGSGSHGDLGAHLIDLAHFLVGDVQEVIGMSETFVKERPLAMEMTGLSAKAGKDAPRGPVTVDDATLFLARFANGALGSFEATRFAAGHRSTNSFEINGSLGSVKFDFERMNELEVYLTSDDEDVQGFRRVLATDPSHDYAEAWWPPGHTIGFEHTFIHEMLELSNAIEEGRQPEPNFKDGVKCQAVLEAVERSIEQRRWVPISEM; this is encoded by the coding sequence ATGGAACAGCTACGCATTGGAATGATAGGTTATAAATTCATGGGCAAGGCCCACAGCAATGCTTACCGCAGCCTGCCGATGTTCTTCCCCAAGGCAGTTAAGCCGCACATGTCCGTCATCTGCGGACGTAATGAAGAAGCGCTGAAGGAGGCGGCAGACCAACTGGGCTGGGCAGAGAGTGTAACCGACTGGAAAGAACTGATCGGGCGTGACGATATTGATCTGGTCGATATCAACGCGCCGAGCAATGCCCATAAAGAAATTGCCCTTGCGGCTGCGGCAGCAGGCAAGCATATCTTCTGCGAGAAGCCGCTGGCCCTGAACCTGGAGGATTCCCGCGAAATGCTGGAGGCTGCCGAAAAGGCGGGAATTGCGCATATGATCGGCTTCAACTACCGTTTCTCCCCGGCGGTGCGGCTGGCGAAGCGTCTGATTGAGAGCGGCCGGTTGGGCACAATCTATCACTTCCGCGCGTGGTTCCTGCAAGACTGGATTCTCGACCCGGAATTCCCGCTGGTCTGGCGGCTGCAGAAAGAGATTGCCGGCTCGGGATCGCATGGTGATCTGGGGGCGCATCTGATTGATCTGGCTCATTTCCTGGTAGGGGATGTGCAGGAGGTCATCGGCATGAGCGAGACCTTTGTCAAGGAACGGCCGCTGGCCATGGAAATGACAGGTCTGAGTGCTAAGGCAGGCAAGGATGCTCCACGCGGTCCGGTAACCGTAGACGATGCCACGTTGTTCCTGGCCCGTTTTGCAAACGGTGCCCTGGGCAGCTTTGAGGCTACACGTTTTGCTGCCGGACACCGGTCTACTAATTCTTTTGAGATTAACGGCAGTCTGGGCAGTGTGAAATTTGACTTCGAGCGGATGAATGAGCTGGAGGTCTATCTGACCTCGGATGACGAGGATGTGCAGGGCTTCCGCCGGGTGCTTGCGACCGATCCGTCCCATGACTATGCGGAGGCCTGGTGGCCGCCGGGTCATACCATCGGGTTCGAGCATACATTCATTCATGAGATGCTGGAGCTGTCGAATGCCATTGAGGAGGGACGCCAGCCGGAGCCGAACTTCAAGGACGGCGTGAAATGTCAGGCGGTACTTGAAGCTGTAGAACGTTCGATTGAGCAGCGGCGCTGGGTTCCGATATCTGAGATGTAA
- a CDS encoding enoyl-CoA hydratase/isomerase family protein translates to MFNRKMTGPTRLEEYSEKYKDLFLMTRRGGILEVRMHTDGGPLQFDWPVQAAYGHVWSDIGRDPENEVMILTGTEELWQTGNPEVWNTKFMDWPNRRKLEMYHESLRMIENMVQCIDIPTIGAVNGTGAHWQLGTLCDITICAEDTAFFDAHYLGGVPPGDGIVLALQRILGTKKAAYYAYTGLNINAQEALDLGLVSEVLPREQLLPRAWELAELIMQAPRSTRHLTHSIVSHPWKQAFAENQGLQLTHQLVDMAIDEEGIHERLMKFKERFQRNDN, encoded by the coding sequence ATGTTCAATAGAAAGATGACGGGACCTACTCGGCTCGAAGAATACTCGGAGAAGTACAAGGACTTATTCCTCATGACCCGCCGCGGCGGCATCCTCGAAGTGCGTATGCACACTGACGGGGGACCTTTACAATTCGACTGGCCGGTCCAAGCCGCTTATGGTCACGTATGGTCAGATATTGGCCGTGATCCTGAGAATGAGGTCATGATTCTTACAGGGACAGAAGAGTTATGGCAGACCGGCAATCCTGAAGTCTGGAATACGAAATTCATGGATTGGCCGAACCGCCGGAAGCTGGAAATGTACCATGAATCACTTAGAATGATTGAAAATATGGTTCAGTGCATCGACATCCCCACGATTGGGGCGGTTAATGGCACTGGCGCACACTGGCAGCTGGGAACGCTTTGTGATATTACGATCTGTGCGGAAGACACGGCGTTCTTCGATGCCCATTATCTGGGCGGTGTTCCGCCTGGAGACGGAATCGTCCTGGCACTTCAAAGGATACTGGGAACCAAGAAAGCGGCATACTATGCATACACGGGCTTGAACATTAATGCTCAAGAGGCATTAGATCTCGGTCTGGTCAGTGAGGTGCTGCCTCGTGAACAGCTTCTTCCACGGGCATGGGAGCTGGCAGAGCTGATCATGCAGGCACCCCGCTCAACAAGACATCTTACGCATTCGATTGTGTCGCACCCGTGGAAACAAGCTTTTGCAGAGAATCAAGGTCTTCAGCTTACCCACCAATTGGTTGACATGGCTATTGATGAAGAAGGGATTCATGAGCGGCTGATGAAGTTTAAGGAACGTTTTCAGAGGAATGACAACTGA
- a CDS encoding AAA family ATPase: protein MNLQEATALIESIRSNLAKVIVGKEGGVNLLLTALLANGHVLLEDVPGTGKTLLAKTLARSLDCTFKRIQFTPDLLPSDLSGINYYNQKSGEFQFRPGPVFASILLADEINRATPRTQSSLLECMEERQITIDGVTHELERPFLVIATQNPVDSQGTFPLPEAQLDRFLMRITSGYPTFEEGVHILQRFRQNNPLEDTAAVATARQIQDIQRLAAEVAVSDELLAYMMRVVEATRTSPAVRLGASPRAAFALLRASQGYALIQGRSYCIPDDIKEVAVAVLAHRLILQRGPGVREGQSAEVVLQVLREIEVPAEPAVLSRGGRVE from the coding sequence ATGAATCTTCAAGAAGCAACCGCTCTAATTGAATCGATCCGAAGTAATCTGGCAAAAGTTATTGTGGGCAAAGAGGGCGGCGTGAATCTGCTGCTGACCGCCTTGCTGGCGAATGGTCATGTGCTGCTGGAGGATGTGCCCGGCACCGGAAAGACACTGCTCGCCAAAACACTGGCCCGTTCCCTGGACTGCACGTTCAAGCGGATTCAGTTCACGCCCGACCTGCTGCCGTCCGACTTAAGCGGCATCAACTACTATAATCAGAAGAGCGGTGAATTTCAATTCCGCCCAGGTCCGGTATTTGCCAGCATTCTGCTCGCGGATGAGATCAACCGGGCCACGCCGCGCACCCAGTCCAGCCTGCTGGAGTGTATGGAGGAGCGGCAGATTACGATTGACGGCGTGACGCATGAGCTGGAGCGGCCGTTCCTGGTCATTGCTACCCAGAATCCGGTGGACAGCCAGGGGACCTTTCCGCTGCCGGAAGCGCAGCTGGACCGGTTCCTGATGCGGATTACCAGCGGGTATCCGACATTTGAGGAAGGGGTACATATCCTCCAGAGATTCCGCCAAAATAACCCGCTGGAGGATACCGCTGCGGTGGCTACGGCCCGGCAGATTCAGGACATTCAACGTCTGGCTGCGGAGGTTGCCGTCAGTGACGAGCTGCTCGCTTATATGATGCGCGTAGTCGAGGCCACACGCACCTCCCCGGCGGTCCGGCTGGGAGCAAGCCCCCGGGCAGCTTTCGCCCTGCTGCGCGCTTCGCAGGGATACGCACTGATCCAGGGCAGAAGCTACTGTATTCCAGATGATATCAAAGAAGTTGCTGTTGCCGTGCTGGCGCACCGGCTGATTCTTCAGCGCGGCCCCGGAGTCCGTGAAGGCCAGTCGGCAGAGGTAGTGCTTCAGGTGCTGCGTGAAATTGAAGTGCCTGCTGAGCCTGCAGTCTTGTCCAGAGGCGGAAGGGTGGAGTAA
- a CDS encoding aldo/keto reductase yields the protein MDYVKLGTTGLDVSRICLGCMSYGVPERGTHPWSLNEQESRPFIRKALELGINFFDTANIYSDGTSEEIVGRALKEFASRDEIVLATKVHGRMRPGPNGGGLSRKAILSEIDHSLKRLGTDYVDLYQIHRWDPSTPVEETMEALHDVVKAGKARYIGASSMPAWQFLKALHTAERHGWTRFVSMQNYVNLLYREEEREMLPLCAAEGIGVIPWSPLARGRLTRDWQETSARSESDQFGKLLYSQTEEADRLVALRLKEIAEQRGIPRAQAALAWVLQKKPVTAPIVGATRMSHLEDAAAAVLVTLTDEEIRRLEEPYVPHPVMGF from the coding sequence ATGGATTATGTGAAGCTGGGGACGACCGGACTGGATGTATCACGGATCTGCTTAGGGTGTATGAGCTATGGGGTGCCGGAGCGCGGTACCCATCCTTGGTCGCTGAATGAGCAGGAGAGCCGGCCGTTTATCCGCAAGGCGCTGGAGCTGGGCATTAATTTCTTCGACACGGCTAATATCTATTCGGATGGGACCAGTGAAGAGATTGTCGGACGGGCCCTCAAGGAGTTTGCCTCCCGTGACGAGATCGTGCTGGCCACCAAGGTGCACGGGCGCATGCGTCCCGGCCCCAATGGCGGCGGACTGTCGCGCAAAGCCATCCTGAGCGAAATCGATCACAGCCTGAAGCGGCTGGGCACAGATTATGTGGACCTGTATCAGATTCACCGCTGGGACCCGTCCACGCCGGTTGAGGAGACGATGGAAGCCCTGCATGATGTGGTCAAAGCGGGCAAAGCCCGCTATATCGGCGCTTCCTCCATGCCTGCATGGCAATTCCTTAAGGCACTGCATACCGCTGAGCGCCATGGCTGGACCCGGTTCGTATCGATGCAGAACTATGTGAATCTGCTGTACCGGGAGGAGGAGCGGGAGATGCTGCCGCTGTGCGCCGCGGAAGGAATCGGTGTGATTCCCTGGAGTCCGCTGGCCCGCGGCCGTCTGACCCGGGACTGGCAGGAGACAAGCGCCCGCTCGGAGAGTGATCAGTTCGGCAAGCTGCTGTATTCACAGACGGAGGAAGCGGATCGGCTGGTGGCCCTGCGGCTGAAGGAGATTGCGGAGCAGCGGGGAATTCCCCGTGCACAGGCGGCACTGGCTTGGGTTCTGCAGAAGAAGCCTGTCACGGCGCCGATTGTTGGAGCAACCCGGATGAGCCATCTGGAGGATGCCGCCGCAGCGGTATTGGTTACCCTCACCGATGAGGAAATCCGCCGGCTTGAGGAGCCTTACGTGCCTCATCCGGTGATGGGCTTTTAG
- a CDS encoding DUF1657 domain-containing protein: MTVASQVKTCVASLKSAQASLEQFAMETQNEEAKTLFTQAAEQTQQVVQQVEGRVTELEKEEPQYRGF; the protein is encoded by the coding sequence ATGACAGTCGCCTCACAAGTCAAGACCTGCGTAGCTTCGCTGAAAAGCGCCCAGGCCAGCCTGGAGCAATTCGCCATGGAAACGCAGAATGAAGAAGCCAAGACCCTGTTCACCCAAGCGGCCGAGCAGACCCAGCAGGTTGTCCAGCAAGTAGAAGGACGCGTAACTGAGCTGGAAAAGGAAGAACCGCAATACCGGGGCTTCTAG
- a CDS encoding sugar phosphate isomerase/epimerase has protein sequence MQDTLRIGTLVGGGDALRVIPQIIGHGFESFSLTFWQTTGTTDLAETAARLRELAAEHDFTISSVGIFGNPLTGTGDNSDTLASWERLIDHAHLFGTDLVSGFTGRLPGVSIDESIPKFAEVFGELSKRAAERGVKIAFENCSMDGNWRAGDWNIAHNPTAWEKMFNAVNADNLGLEWEPCHQMVQLIDPIPQLRKWTDKIFHVHGKDATIAWDIIKEYGIHGPKPYVWHRTPGFGDTNWTDVISILRQAGYKGTIDIEGWHDPVYRDDLEMTGQVHALNYLKTCRGGSFIPNPV, from the coding sequence ATGCAGGATACATTAAGAATCGGAACACTGGTTGGAGGTGGGGATGCGCTCAGAGTCATTCCTCAGATTATAGGGCATGGATTCGAATCCTTCAGCTTAACCTTCTGGCAGACTACGGGAACTACCGATCTGGCGGAAACAGCGGCACGGTTGCGTGAACTGGCTGCGGAGCATGATTTCACGATTTCTTCAGTCGGCATATTTGGGAATCCGCTTACAGGGACAGGCGACAATTCAGATACGCTTGCCAGCTGGGAACGGCTGATCGATCATGCCCATTTGTTCGGGACGGACCTGGTCTCCGGCTTCACCGGGCGTCTGCCCGGCGTATCTATAGATGAGTCGATTCCGAAGTTCGCTGAGGTGTTCGGTGAGTTGTCGAAGCGGGCGGCGGAGCGCGGGGTCAAGATCGCTTTTGAGAATTGCTCGATGGACGGGAACTGGCGGGCAGGGGACTGGAATATTGCGCATAACCCTACAGCCTGGGAGAAAATGTTCAACGCGGTCAATGCCGATAATCTCGGCCTGGAATGGGAGCCTTGTCACCAGATGGTGCAGCTGATTGACCCGATTCCGCAGCTGCGCAAATGGACGGATAAGATCTTCCATGTCCACGGCAAGGACGCAACCATCGCCTGGGATATTATTAAGGAATACGGAATCCACGGGCCTAAGCCTTATGTGTGGCACCGGACGCCGGGCTTCGGGGATACGAACTGGACAGATGTGATCTCGATTCTTCGTCAGGCCGGGTATAAGGGAACGATCGATATCGAAGGCTGGCATGATCCTGTCTACCGTGACGATCTGGAGATGACCGGTCAGGTTCATGCACTGAATTATCTCAAAACCTGCCGGGGCGGCAGCTTCATCCCGAACCCGGTGTAA
- a CDS encoding Gfo/Idh/MocA family oxidoreductase yields the protein MTAGHRVVVAGCGAMANEWITYALKHVDGIEIVALVDIRPESAQAMAERHGLTCPVFTELEQAIADTAANLVFDVTVPSSHYSIASTALEAGCHVFAEKPLAETMEQCNSIVSIAERTGRSHAVMQNRRYDPRIRSLRELITSGGIGRTGSISANFFLAPHFGGFRDAMDSPLLLDMAIHTFDQARYISGADPVSVYCQEFNPPGSWYAGNAAAVCIFEMSDGSVFCYQGSWCAEGAPTSWEASWRVQGEKGAAIWDGRDLPYAEVISAGSEHSGQFLHEFEQVEAPEVQMEETFHQGCLDEMFRSLAEGRPAETDCRDNRYSMAMVLGALESARTGRKLSIGEFIEGAKLTGSKE from the coding sequence ATGACAGCAGGACATCGTGTGGTTGTGGCGGGTTGCGGGGCTATGGCTAATGAGTGGATCACCTATGCACTGAAGCATGTTGATGGAATAGAGATTGTAGCGCTCGTGGATATCCGGCCGGAGTCCGCTCAGGCCATGGCAGAAAGGCACGGGCTTACTTGCCCGGTATTTACTGAATTGGAGCAGGCGATTGCGGATACAGCAGCTAATCTGGTATTCGATGTGACGGTGCCGTCCAGCCATTACAGTATTGCTAGTACGGCGCTTGAGGCAGGTTGCCATGTGTTCGCGGAAAAGCCGCTGGCGGAGACGATGGAGCAGTGCAACTCAATCGTCAGCATCGCTGAACGTACCGGCAGGAGCCACGCGGTGATGCAGAACCGCCGGTATGATCCGCGCATCCGCTCATTGCGGGAGCTGATAACTTCAGGGGGTATAGGGCGGACAGGCTCTATCAGCGCGAATTTCTTTCTGGCTCCGCATTTCGGCGGCTTCCGGGATGCGATGGACAGCCCGCTGCTGCTGGATATGGCGATTCATACCTTCGATCAGGCCCGCTATATAAGTGGTGCTGATCCGGTAAGCGTGTATTGCCAGGAGTTCAATCCGCCGGGATCGTGGTATGCAGGGAATGCGGCGGCTGTCTGTATTTTTGAAATGTCGGACGGCTCCGTGTTCTGTTATCAAGGCTCCTGGTGTGCGGAAGGCGCGCCTACGTCCTGGGAAGCTTCATGGCGGGTTCAAGGTGAAAAGGGCGCTGCTATCTGGGATGGCCGGGATCTGCCTTATGCCGAGGTGATTAGTGCCGGGAGTGAACACTCCGGCCAGTTCCTCCATGAATTCGAGCAGGTCGAAGCGCCGGAGGTACAGATGGAGGAGACCTTCCATCAGGGCTGTCTCGATGAAATGTTCCGTTCGCTGGCAGAAGGCCGTCCGGCCGAGACGGATTGCCGCGATAACCGCTACAGCATGGCCATGGTGCTGGGCGCTCTGGAGAGTGCGCGGACAGGCCGCAAGCTGAGTATTGGAGAATTCATAGAGGGCGCTAAGCTGACGGGGAGTAAGGAGTAG
- a CDS encoding AraC family transcriptional regulator, with translation MTYPKELKEYPRLEEKTYPFRLFFNTCREVAPEQNILFLHWHEHFEIIIMREGQAIFHVDSKPYEAGPGDVLMVPSGGLHVGYSQCSGDLSYVSIVFHASLFKDRNQDSQHEQFVAPYLNNLNQFPVMPAAQQPECAAYYHLLERVIAEVEAKQPAFQLVVKNQLHLFFTLMSRAFPARQRSEREHSERHSIHRERFKPLLEHLENHADQKMSIEAAAKFVNLNPFHFCKTFKKLTGRTFIDYVNFCRMDEAQRLLLETDLTITEISGRVGCDNPNYFTKLYKQYKGLTPSQARKQE, from the coding sequence ATGACCTATCCGAAGGAACTTAAGGAATATCCCAGGCTGGAAGAGAAAACGTATCCGTTCCGTCTGTTCTTCAACACCTGCCGGGAGGTAGCGCCTGAACAGAACATCCTGTTTCTGCACTGGCATGAGCATTTCGAGATCATCATTATGCGCGAAGGTCAGGCTATTTTCCATGTGGACAGTAAGCCTTATGAGGCCGGGCCGGGGGATGTCCTTATGGTGCCGTCCGGCGGGCTTCATGTCGGCTATAGCCAGTGCAGCGGTGACCTGTCGTATGTCTCGATTGTCTTCCATGCCTCGCTGTTCAAGGACCGGAACCAGGATTCCCAGCATGAGCAATTCGTAGCTCCGTACCTCAATAATCTGAATCAGTTCCCTGTGATGCCCGCCGCCCAGCAGCCTGAATGCGCCGCTTATTATCATTTACTGGAGCGGGTGATTGCCGAAGTGGAGGCGAAACAGCCGGCCTTTCAACTCGTGGTCAAGAATCAGCTGCACCTGTTCTTCACCCTGATGTCCCGGGCCTTCCCGGCCCGGCAGCGCAGCGAGCGGGAGCACAGCGAACGCCATTCCATCCACCGGGAGCGCTTCAAGCCGCTGCTGGAACACCTGGAGAACCACGCCGATCAGAAGATGTCGATTGAGGCTGCTGCCAAATTCGTGAATCTGAACCCTTTTCATTTCTGCAAAACCTTCAAGAAGCTCACCGGGCGGACGTTCATCGATTATGTGAATTTCTGCAGAATGGATGAGGCGCAGCGGCTGCTGCTGGAGACTGACCTGACGATTACCGAGATCTCAGGCCGTGTCGGCTGCGACAATCCGAATTACTTCACCAAGCTGTACAAGCAGTACAAGGGTCTAACCCCTTCCCAGGCTCGGAAGCAGGAGTAA
- a CDS encoding enoyl-CoA hydratase/isomerase family protein, whose product MTERRMIGPTKFEEYSEKYKEFLLMTRRDGILEVRLHTGGGSYTHNWEAHTAWSHAWSDIGRDPENEVMIITGTGDKWLIGDPEVWNTKFMDWPKQKKLEQYHESLRLLENLIFCIDIPTIGAVNGPGTHCELATLCDITICTEDADFFDPHYLGGTPPGDGMLLTLQSMIGFKKAAYYAYTGKNINGQTALDLGIVSEVLPREQLLPRAWELAEMIMQVPRSTRHLSHSIISRPWKQALVADQGFQLAHQMYDMAIDEEGALERLKKMQGRLMGNDVQ is encoded by the coding sequence ATGACAGAGAGACGTATGATTGGACCCACCAAATTTGAAGAGTACTCGGAGAAATACAAGGAATTTCTGTTAATGACCCGCCGTGACGGAATCCTTGAAGTGCGTCTTCACACGGGCGGAGGATCGTACACGCACAATTGGGAAGCTCATACCGCCTGGTCTCATGCCTGGTCAGATATTGGCCGTGACCCTGAGAACGAAGTCATGATTATTACGGGAACCGGGGATAAATGGTTGATTGGCGACCCTGAGGTCTGGAATACGAAATTCATGGACTGGCCGAAGCAAAAGAAGCTCGAACAGTATCATGAATCGCTGAGACTGCTTGAGAATCTGATCTTCTGCATTGACATCCCGACAATCGGGGCAGTCAACGGCCCGGGAACGCACTGTGAACTCGCAACGCTCTGCGATATTACCATTTGTACGGAAGACGCGGACTTTTTCGATCCGCATTATCTGGGAGGCACGCCTCCAGGAGATGGAATGCTGCTCACACTGCAGAGCATGATCGGTTTCAAAAAAGCAGCCTACTACGCATACACCGGCAAGAATATCAACGGTCAGACCGCGTTAGATCTGGGTATCGTCAGTGAAGTGCTGCCCCGTGAGCAGCTTCTTCCACGCGCTTGGGAGCTCGCGGAGATGATCATGCAGGTACCGCGTTCAACGAGACATCTGTCTCACTCCATTATCTCCCGGCCATGGAAGCAGGCTCTGGTCGCTGATCAGGGATTCCAGCTTGCCCACCAGATGTACGACATGGCCATTGATGAAGAAGGAGCGCTGGAGCGGCTGAAGAAAATGCAGGGACGCCTGATGGGCAACGATGTTCAATAG
- a CDS encoding SAM-dependent methyltransferase: MDEQLKVVIGSGGSRHNQGWLHTEERELNLLQDEQWANRFKKSSIKAILAEHVWEHLTYEEGIQAARICYPYLAPGGYIRCAVPDGYFPDEAYQKIVQVGGPGPLDHPAASHRIVHTYNTLRGMFTAGGFKVKLLEYCDESGQFHYNHWDESGGFIYRSKRFDHRNTEGRLGFVSLIVDAVKR; the protein is encoded by the coding sequence ATGGATGAGCAGTTAAAAGTGGTGATTGGGAGCGGCGGAAGTCGGCATAATCAGGGGTGGCTGCATACGGAGGAGAGGGAGCTTAATCTTTTGCAGGATGAACAGTGGGCCAACAGGTTCAAGAAAAGCTCCATAAAAGCCATCCTTGCGGAGCATGTCTGGGAGCATCTGACGTATGAGGAGGGGATACAGGCGGCAAGAATCTGCTATCCTTATCTGGCACCTGGCGGGTATATACGCTGTGCTGTGCCGGACGGGTATTTTCCGGATGAAGCTTATCAGAAAATTGTACAGGTCGGGGGACCGGGTCCCCTGGATCATCCCGCGGCGTCTCACCGCATCGTACATACTTACAATACCCTGCGAGGCATGTTCACGGCTGGCGGCTTCAAGGTCAAACTGCTGGAATATTGCGATGAATCCGGGCAGTTCCATTATAACCACTGGGATGAGAGCGGAGGTTTTATCTACCGTTCCAAGCGCTTTGACCACCGCAATACAGAGGGAAGGTTAGGTTTTGTCTCGCTAATAGTAGATGCCGTTAAGAGATGA
- a CDS encoding L-serine ammonia-lyase, iron-sulfur-dependent, subunit alpha, with translation MRSLTELFKIGSGPSSSHTMGPEKAAGIFKAENEDADQFKALIYGSLAKTGKGHMTDKAIIRALYPVRTEVQFVPQPDFDLPHPNTMDLFAYKDGQQTASMRVASIGGGEIVIDGREETRGPDVYPENSFAEISAYCKANHIRLSDYVEQHEGLQIWEFLQGIWEAMKRSIDEGLSVTGILEGGLNVERKAKYLYHQGTVDESPETRENRIVSAYAFAVNEQNAAAGTVVTAPTCGACGVVPASLGYMQEKLQVPDERILRALAVGGLIGNLVKHNASISGAQCGCQAEVGTACSMAAAALAELSGMEIGQIEYAAEVAMEHHLGLTCDPINGLVQIPCIERNAVGAMRAINALSLAKFLSGTRKISFDLVVQTMYETGLDMNSRYRETSEGGLAKFYNMGS, from the coding sequence ATGAGATCGTTGACTGAGCTATTTAAGATTGGCAGCGGACCGTCCAGCTCCCATACCATGGGACCGGAGAAAGCGGCCGGAATCTTCAAAGCAGAAAATGAAGACGCAGACCAGTTCAAGGCGTTGATCTATGGTTCCCTTGCCAAAACAGGTAAAGGCCATATGACGGACAAGGCTATTATTCGGGCACTCTATCCCGTCCGGACGGAGGTTCAATTTGTTCCGCAGCCTGACTTTGATTTGCCTCATCCCAATACAATGGACTTGTTCGCTTACAAAGACGGTCAGCAAACAGCCTCCATGCGTGTTGCCAGTATCGGTGGTGGGGAGATCGTGATTGATGGGCGGGAGGAGACGCGGGGACCTGATGTCTACCCGGAGAACAGCTTTGCCGAGATCAGTGCCTATTGTAAAGCGAATCATATCCGCTTAAGCGATTACGTCGAGCAGCATGAAGGCCTGCAGATCTGGGAGTTCCTCCAAGGCATCTGGGAAGCGATGAAGCGGTCGATCGACGAAGGACTGTCTGTCACAGGTATTCTGGAGGGCGGCCTGAATGTCGAGCGCAAGGCGAAATATCTGTATCATCAGGGGACTGTGGATGAGAGCCCGGAGACGCGGGAGAACCGGATCGTCAGCGCTTACGCTTTTGCCGTCAATGAACAGAATGCGGCTGCCGGTACAGTCGTAACGGCTCCAACCTGCGGGGCCTGCGGTGTTGTACCCGCCTCGCTCGGTTATATGCAGGAGAAGCTGCAGGTCCCGGACGAACGAATTCTCCGGGCGCTGGCCGTCGGCGGGCTCATTGGCAATCTGGTCAAGCATAACGCCTCGATCAGCGGTGCTCAGTGCGGCTGCCAGGCGGAGGTGGGCACGGCTTGCTCTATGGCAGCGGCAGCGCTGGCTGAGCTGTCCGGGATGGAGATCGGCCAGATTGAGTATGCGGCGGAGGTTGCCATGGAGCATCACTTGGGGTTAACCTGTGATCCGATTAACGGATTGGTTCAGATTCCTTGCATCGAGCGGAATGCGGTCGGTGCGATGCGGGCGATCAATGCGCTGAGTCTGGCTAAGTTCTTGTCAGGTACCCGTAAAATATCCTTTGATCTGGTTGTACAGACCATGTACGAAACTGGCCTGGATATGAACAGCAGGTACCGTGAAACTTCAGAGGGCGGGCTCGCTAAGTTCTACAACATGGGCAGTTAA
- a CDS encoding DUF421 domain-containing protein, whose translation MPEALEVVVRTLFAVVVMFFLTKILGKRQVSQLSFFEYITGITVGSLAAYISLDTDKTWHLGLIALGVWVACSLGIEYLQIKSKKARDFIDFKSTVLIKDGKILENNMKKERLSVDELLEELRKKDVFKVADVEFAIMESDGAINVLLTKENQPFTPKDLGIKVAPEKETLAVIMDGEILDEPLDTLNLSRKWLQTELEKLNLTVKEVFLGQVDSYGELTVDLYADNVKVPQPQDKPQLYALLKKCEADLELFGLSTKNKAAKQMYGNCSEQMQELLQKLKPFIQN comes from the coding sequence ATGCCTGAAGCGCTGGAGGTTGTCGTACGGACCTTGTTTGCTGTGGTCGTAATGTTTTTTTTAACCAAAATACTCGGCAAACGGCAGGTTTCGCAGTTGTCTTTTTTTGAATATATTACGGGAATTACGGTGGGGAGCTTGGCTGCGTACATCTCGCTGGACACGGATAAGACCTGGCATCTGGGCCTGATTGCCTTAGGCGTCTGGGTTGCCTGTTCGCTGGGAATCGAATATCTGCAGATTAAGAGTAAGAAGGCCCGCGATTTCATTGACTTCAAATCGACGGTGCTGATTAAGGACGGCAAGATTCTGGAGAATAATATGAAAAAAGAGCGTCTGAGTGTCGACGAGCTGCTGGAGGAATTGCGCAAAAAGGATGTCTTCAAGGTGGCCGATGTGGAATTTGCGATTATGGAATCGGATGGTGCGATTAATGTGCTTTTGACCAAGGAGAATCAGCCCTTCACCCCCAAGGATCTGGGGATAAAGGTCGCCCCGGAGAAGGAGACGCTCGCTGTGATTATGGATGGTGAGATTCTGGACGAGCCTCTGGATACGCTGAATCTGTCACGGAAATGGCTGCAGACCGAGCTGGAAAAGCTGAATCTGACCGTGAAGGAGGTTTTCCTCGGGCAGGTAGATTCATACGGTGAGCTTACCGTGGATCTCTATGCCGACAATGTGAAGGTGCCGCAGCCGCAGGATAAACCTCAGCTGTATGCGCTGCTGAAGAAATGCGAAGCCGATCTGGAGCTGTTCGGTCTGTCCACCAAGAACAAAGCGGCGAAGCAAATGTACGGAAATTGTTCAGAGCAAATGCAGGAGCTGCTGCAGAAGCTGAAGCCTTTTATCCAGAACTGA